The window ACACAACACGCGCCCTCAGGACTCGCAATCGGGCGAATCCGTGCACGCTGACGGATCAGCGCGTCGTCACTGATCTTGCGCTCCACCAGCAGCAGGTTGCGGCTGTGTTGCGAAAGGGCTAAGGCATCCTGAGCGGCTTCGGTCAGCAGCAGGTCGATCTGGCTCAGACCGAACAACTCGTCGCCCAGCGTCAGGCCCAGCTGCAATTGCAGAGTGATGCCGCTGTCCGCGACTTCGATCTGCAACTGATGGCCCAAGGCTCGCAGCAACTCACCGCAGCAGATCGCGTTAGTCAGGTAATCGTCGCCGCTGTCTTCGGTGTGGAACAGCATCAGCGTGCTGCCATCGTTCAGGGTGTGCAGTTCGCTCTGATAGAGCGAAGCCGCCTGATCGAGGCAATCGCGATAGCGTTTCAGCAATTCTTCCAGGCGGGTGCGAGGCAGGCGACGCAGCTGATCCTGAGCGCCCAGTTGCACGGCCAGGACGGCGCTGTGTTGTGGCACGCTCGAGATCACCGGTTTTGCGACCGGTTTAGGCGCAACGTCGGCCGATTCATCGCGCAAGTCGGCAAACGCATCATCGTCATCGTCGTCTTCAACGGTGCTGACACTGCGCCGCGGTGCAGGCTTGAGGCCGGCCACTGGCTTGCTTTCATCGAAACTCGGATCCCGCAGGTTGCGCACTTCGAAGGTCGGCTCGTTGTCGTCGGCGTCTTCGTAGTCGCTTTCGTCGTATTCCGGCTCCGGCACAGGTTCCGGTTCGGCCGGCTCCGGCGCGAAGTTGGCGTGCAGCTGACGGGCCAGGTCGCCGATCTCGTCCTGGCGCTCGGTGGCCGGGGTGTATTCGTCGATATTGCGCAGCCACACCCGCAGTTGCAGCAGCGGCGTGGAGATGTGCCGACCCAGGCGCAGGCTCAAGGCCAGGGACAGGGCTAGCAGGATTGCACTCAAAATGCCCATGCTTTGCAGGCTGATGGTCATCGGCTGCTGGAACTGATCCATGTCCAGACTGATGCGCAGTTGCCCGGCGGTCACGTCCTGGAAGGTGATCTTGCTCTGGTACATGCCCTCGGCTTCGCCCAACAGACTGTGCTTGGGGCGTTGACCGGCTTCGGCGAGGATGCGGTTATCCACGCTGTAGATGGCGGCATGGGCCACCAGCTTGTTTTTGGTCAGGTTGTTGAGCAACACGTTGAGGCTGAGGATGTCGTTGGACACCAACAGCTCCGTGGCGGAGGTGGCGGTCTGCGTGGTCAGGCTTTCGCCCAGCGCATCGGCCTGCTCGTGCATGGCCTGCTTGAACTGCAAACCCATCACACAGGCGTAGATCACCAGGGCCAGAGCGACCAGGATCACGTTATGGCTGGCGATGCGCAATGCAATCGGTACACGGCGGTGGCGCAGTGCACGGAAGATCAGCAGAAAGAAGTTATCGGTTTTTACTGGCGTGGGCCGGTTCACTTGAGCTCGGCTCTTTTGTCCGTGAAGTTGACGCGCAGTATAGCGACAGGCCCTAGACCGGCAAAGCGCTCACGGTGCCCGATGGTCACTGAAAGTGGGTAGAATGCGGTTTTTTTCCACTTGCGGGGGTGCGCCTTGCGCGAAATCGTCCTGATAAACATCACGGGAGTCGACCGACCGGGTCTGACTGCGGCCATTACCGGCGTTCTGGCCCAGGGTGGTGTGAACATTCTCGACATCGGTCAGGCGGTGATCCACGACACCTTGTCGTTCGGCATCCTGGTTGAAATTCCTGATACCGAGCAAGGCAAGTCGGTGCTCAAGGACATCCTGTTCAAGGGTTACGAGCTCGATCAACAAGTGCGGTTCACCCCGGTTTCCGAAGAGGATTACCAGCAGTGGGTGGGCAACCAAGGCAAAAAGCGCCACATCGTGACGCTATTGACCCGCAAAGTGACCGCCGGGCAATTGCAGGCCGTGAGCTCCATTACCGCAAAATATGGCCTGAACATCGATCACATCGATCGTTTGTCCGGGCGCATGCCATTGGACACCCCGGCCGACAAGGGCAAGGGCTGCATCGAGTTTTCCGTGCGCGGCGAAGCGGCTGATCCGCAAGCGTTGCGGGCCGAATTCCTCAGCGTCGCCCAGGAACTGAACGTCGACATCGCCTTCCAGGAAGATTCGCTGTTCCGCCGTAACCGTCGCTTGGCGGTATTCGACATGGACTCGACGCTGATCGAAGCCGAAGTGATCGACGAACTGGCCAAGGCGGCCGGCGTGGGCGATCAGGTGTCGGAAATCACCGAGCGAGCAATGGCTGGGGAACTGGATTTTCGCGCGAGCTTCAAGGAACGCCTGGCCTTGCTCAAGGGGCTGGACGTCAGCGTGCTGGACTCGATCGGTGCTTCGTTGCGTCTGACTGAGGGCGCTGAAACCCTGTTCGCCGAGCTCAAGCGCCTGGGCTACAAGACCGCGATCCTGTCGGGCGGCTTCACCTACTTCGCCAAGCAATTGCAGGCCAAACTGGGTATCGATTACGTGTTTGCCAACGAACTGGAAGTGGTCGACGGCAAGGTCACTGGCGTGGCGGTCGAGCCGATTGTCGATGCGCAACGCAAGGCGGATCTGCTGAAGGAATTGGCGCACAAGGAAGGTTTGCGCCTGGAGCAGACCATTGCGGTCGGTGACGGTGCCAACGATTTGCCGATGCTGGCGATTGCCGGGTTGGGCGTGGCGTTCCGGGCCAAACCGTTGGTGAAGCAATCGGCGAAGCAGGCGATTTCCACCCTCGGGCTGGATGGCGTGCTGTATCTGCTGGGCTTTCGGGATCGTGACGGGCAGCTCTGAAGCCTGACTGGGCCCTTGTGGCGAGGGAGCTTGCTCCCGCTGGGCTGCGAAGCGGCCCCAAAAAAAGGACTGCTACGCAGTCCATACGGGAGCAAGCTCCCTCGCCACAGTTATTGGATTCATCCTCAAAGCGACTTCCACAACGAATCAAAATCCTCCTCAACGCCGCTTCCCGCGGTGTTGTCGTTTCTGCTCTCCAGCGAGCGATAAGCAAATTGATTGAAACTGTTGGTGCTCGCCACCCGCCGATCCAGCCCGGCGCGGCGTTCCTGGCCGTTGGTGTTGATCAGCACTTTGTTGCCTTCCTGAAAGGGCAGGCGCGGGGCGAGCAACGTAGCGGGCAGGTCGATGGCGCTGATTTCCGGCAGCAACAGGCCGCGCAAATACTGACTGTGGTCGTCCCGCGTTCGCACCAGTTGCAGCCCGCAAGGCTCCGCGTACGGCGCGACCTGTTCGATACCCATTTGCGTACCGCCGCCTCTTACCTGACGAATCCAGCGCACCACCGCAATACTCCAGCCCAGATTGACAGAATCCTGGATGCCGACCATCTCGCCCGCCTGCAACTCGGCGGGCACCGTGTTGGGCCACGCCAGGCAATAACCGCCGGGGCTGTGATTGATGACCGGCAACGCGTACGTCGGAAAATGCCGATTGCTATCAGCCGCCTCTTGGCTGTCGTCGTTCTGAAGGTGCGGGTATTCAATTTCTTCGTAGGGCAGCAAGGCATCGGCCGTGCCGTGAGGCGCCGCGTCGAATGCCTGACTCCATTGATCGCTTGCCCGTCCCGCCGGGGACGAGGAGGAGAACTTCGCGAGCCGGGTGCCAGGGTTTTTCAGAATATCGCTGAACGAACGTTCCCCACCCAAATAGAAGTGCAGCGCGCTCATGCCCACGCACAGGGTCAAGGTGCCGTGGCCGACGGTGCGTTGAAAACTGCGCTCGGCCGCCTGGCCCCAGGCGGCATGCAGGTGTTGCAGCGTATCCAGGCTGAGCCCGGACGGCACGGGCAGCGGGGGTGTGCCGACAGTGCCTTGCAAATGCGCTTCGATGGCGGCGACCAGTGGCTGCGGATCAATCCCCAGCAAACAGTCCTGCTGCTCGGCCCTGAACTTCGAACGATAGCGCGGACCGGTATCGAGGTCCGGCGCGACGGCAAACAATCCATCTGCGGGTTGGCCGGGTTGCAACTTGATCCATCGGCTCCAGGGTTCCAGTACCTCGGCGAGCCGGGCGATCTGGTTCTGGCGCAATTGATTGCAGCGGGCGGCGCCCAGCAGCAGGGCGGTCACGTACGTCTGTTCGATGCTGAGGGTTTGCGTCTGGTTGGCCAGTTCATCGCGCAGGCTCAAGTGCTGGAGTTTGTGCGCGCAGGCGATCCGATACAGCTGATGCAGCTCCAGCCACAGGCCTTCCGGCACCGGGCAATACAGCTGGGTCGAGCGAATCAGCGGGCCGTTGAGGCAATGGATCGCCCGCTGCAGCGCTAGAGCCAGCAGCGATGCTCGATCCTTGCTGAAGCGCGGGGTGATGCGTACGACGATCTGTTTGTAGCCAATCGCCAAGTGACTTTGCAGGGCCTGGCAGAGGTTGGCGATCTTGCGCGAACGCTCGTCGAGCACAATCGCCTGATGCAGGAAATGCCGTTCCAGGTGTTTGCAGACGTAATACACCTCGGGTCGCAGCAGTTCGAGCAGTTGCAGGCGATTGTCGCTGGGGGTGAGCAGTTGGTTGAGTTCGCTCAAGCCCTGGTAGAGCAGGCGGGCGGTTTCGCCGATGTTGGCTTTGGGCAGGTTGGCGATCCAGCGCTTGAGGTCGCGTGGCGTCGGCTCACAGAATGTCAGGCGCAGCTGCGTCGGGATCGGCGCACGTAGCAGCAGGTGAGGACTGGTCTCATTCATGCCGTGGAAAACTCCAGCCGGGAAATGGGCAGTGAATGACCTGACTGTAGCACCTACGGATGTCGACCGTTTGTCTGTCAGCCTCGTCCCGCTCGTGCGTACTACTAATCTGACACACGTGCGACTGGATACGCACGGTCGTACGGCCTGCTGCCTGTGCAGGGCAGGTCTCTTGTAACTTCAAGGAGATGAGGTTCATGTCTAGATACGTAGTGGCAAATCAATGGGGCGGTAGTTCGGCACCCTGGCATCCGGGCGGAGACTGGACGTTAGGTGCGCGGGACAACCAGAACGTGGTCGCGATCGAGATCAAATCGGGCGATGGCGGGAAGAGCTTCACCGGCACCATGACTTACGCGGGTGAAGGTCCCATTGGCTTCAAGGCTCAGCGCACGGGCCAGAACCAGTACAACGTGGAAAATCAGTGGGGCGGCAACGACGCTCCATGGCATCCGGGTGGCAAGTGGGTCATCGGCGGCCGTGATAATCAGAACGTTGTCGCGTTGAGCGTCACCTCCAATGATGGAGGGAAAAACCTCAGTGGCACCAATACCTACGCCAACGAAGGGCCGATCGGCTTTCGTGGGCAGATAGAGTAACGGCGCTACCGAAATGTCCGCCCCACGAAGACGTTCGACGGGGCGGATTAGCCAGATCAGGCGTTTGGCAGGCCCAGCGCCTGGCCCATTTGCACCGGCGACAGTGCACCGAGGCCTTCAGCCCATTTCACCTGGTCCGGCCCGAACAGCACGACAGCGGTCGAACCCAGCTTGAAGCGACCCAGTTCCGCACCTTTTTCCAGATGGATCGGCGCGCGGGCGGCTTCGTCGTAACGGAAGGTTTTCAGCTCGCGTTTCGGCGGCGTCACCAGCCCGGCCCACACGGTTTCGATCGACGCCACGATCATCGCGCCCACCAGCACCACGGCCATCGGCCCGCGCTCGGTGTCGAAAATGCACGCCACACGCTCGTTGCGAGCGAACAGTTCCGGCACGTTTTCGGCGGTGGTCTGGTTGACCGAGAAAATCCGGCCCGGGATGTAGACCATCTCGCGCAGGGTGCCGGCCAGCGGCATGTGTACGCGGTGGTAGTCTTTCGGCGACAGGTAAATCGTCGCGAAGTCGCCGCCCATGAACGGTGCGGCGTTGGCCGCGTCACCGCCCAGCAATTCCAGGACGCTGAAGCTGTGGCCCTTGGCCTGGAACACGCGACCGTGTTCGATCGGGCCGAGCTGGCTGACTGCGCCGTCGGCCGGGCTGAGGATCGCGCCCGGGGTTTCATCGAGCGGGCGAGCGCCTTCTTTCAATGCGCGGGTGAAGAACGCGTTGAAGTGCTCGTAAGCCGTCAGGTCTTCGACCAGCGCCTGGGACATGTCCACCTGATAGCGCTTGGCGAACCAGGCGGTAAAGGCGTTCTTGAACCAGCGCACGCGGCATTCGGCAATGCAGCCGGCCAGTCGCGAGAGCAAGTGATGAGGCAGCAGGTATTGGCTGAGGATAAACAGACGCTTATTCATTAACTGTCCTTAAAAACCTTAAATCTCTACGGGCGTGTCGGGGTGGTTGCCCCATTCGCCCCAGGAACCGGCGTAGCCTTTGACCCGCGGATAACCGAGGGATTTGGCCACCAGATAAGTGAAGCCAGAGCGATGGTGAGTCTGGCAGTGGGTAATGATTTCTTTGTCTTGGGTGATACCGAGTTGTTCGAGGATCTGCGGCATGTCCGTGCGGATGCGCAGGTTGCGCGCCTGATCCATGCCGGCCGTCCATTCGAAATTCACCGCGCCGGGAATGTGCCCGGCCTTGGCTGCCAGGACTTTCTCACCGGAGTATTCCAGCGGGCCACGCGCGTCCCAGATCGCCAGGTCAGCGGCGCCGAGACGGCTTTGCAGGTATTCGCGGGTGGCGGTCGGTTCGTCGTGCAGGGTCAACGCAACCGGGCCGCCAACGGGCGCCGGGATCTGGATCGACATGGGCATGCCTTCAGCCAGCCAGGACGTCAGGCCACCGTCGATGTAGTGGTATTTTTTATGGCCGATGACATCCAGCAGCCAGATGAAACGCCCGGCCCAGCCGCCGCCTTCGTCGTCATACACCACATAGACCGCATCGGGGTTGTGGCCCAACTCGCCGAACAACGTTTCGAGTGCCGCTTGCGGCGGCATCAGCCCTGGCGCAGGCGCCTGACCGAGTTGCGTACGCTTGGGGTCGACAAAGCGTGCACCGGGAATATGCCCTTCGGCATAGCGGGCGCTGCTGGTCAGGTCCACCAGAATCAGTTCGCGGGACTCAAGGCGAGGGAGCAAGTCGCTCGGCTCGATGACCAGCGCCAAGCCAGAGAAGTCAGACATGTGAGGTCTCCAGAGCACAAAGGGGAGGATTGTAGCGCAGCCTTATTGGCCGCGCTGGCTAAAGCTGTGGAGTGCCTTTTCAATGCACTGCGCGGTTTTGCCAAAGGCTTGCACGGTAATTTCCGAAAAGGGCCCGCCGCCCTGATCCGCTACAACAACCATGATCACCCGACCATTATTGACCAGTGAGCGCAGCAGCAAGTGTTCACCACGAAACTGCGCGCGCAGGCTGGCAGGTAACAAGGCCGAGAACTGGGCGTTGTTGGCCGGGGTCAGTCGCACCTGGGCCTGTTGCGAGAGCAACCGTTGCAGCACAGTGCTTTGACTGACCACCAGGTTCAACCCCGCCGCTTCCTTCGCCAGTCCGGCGGTTTGATGCGCTCGCAAATTGGCGTGGGTGCGGTCGGCCATCAAAATCATCACTCGCCGCATGCCGCAGGCGACCAGCGCGTCCCGGGCCGAGGTGGTCAAGTGCATCGCATTGGTGAAGCGGCTCGGCTCGACCAGCAGTTCGGCACATTGTTTGCGCCACGCTGTCAGGTCTTCGGTGGTTGGCGCCGGAGCGGGCAGCAACCCGGCGTGAATGCGGTTCATGCCCGATGGCCAGATCAGCGAGACGGCGGGGTGCCAGATGTCCGGCATTGCATGTTGGCGTGCGCTGTTGGCAGCCTGTTGGTGCAATTGCTGCTGCACGTCACTCATCGGCATTTGCAGGTAAAGGCTGGTCAGGTATTGCCAGCGCTCACTGTGCGGACTGTCCCAGGCCTGTTGCGCCGACAGTGCCAGCCCGTTGGCCAGCAGCACGGTATTGGCGGGCTGATTGAGCCAGCGACGCAGGGTCGGATCGTCATCGAGGCGGTTTTGCTGGCGCAGAGGGTGCTCGCTGTCGCGGGCAATGCGCAGGACTTTCACCAGTTCGCGCTGCTCGTTGAGCAGCAGTCGATAACCTTGCTGCACCCAGATCGGCAGGCGCCAGACATCCACCAGCGCCTGGCAGATGTCCAGCAGGCGAACGCCGAACAGATCCTTTTCGACTTTGCGCGCTGACTCGCCTTTATGAATGACCCGCAGCTCCCACTCTTCGAGCAATTGCGGATG is drawn from Pseudomonas sp. 31-12 and contains these coding sequences:
- a CDS encoding rhodanese-like domain-containing protein, with translation MSDFSGLALVIEPSDLLPRLESRELILVDLTSSARYAEGHIPGARFVDPKRTQLGQAPAPGLMPPQAALETLFGELGHNPDAVYVVYDDEGGGWAGRFIWLLDVIGHKKYHYIDGGLTSWLAEGMPMSIQIPAPVGGPVALTLHDEPTATREYLQSRLGAADLAIWDARGPLEYSGEKVLAAKAGHIPGAVNFEWTAGMDQARNLRIRTDMPQILEQLGITQDKEIITHCQTHHRSGFTYLVAKSLGYPRVKGYAGSWGEWGNHPDTPVEI
- a CDS encoding lectin OAA is translated as MSRYVVANQWGGSSAPWHPGGDWTLGARDNQNVVAIEIKSGDGGKSFTGTMTYAGEGPIGFKAQRTGQNQYNVENQWGGNDAPWHPGGKWVIGGRDNQNVVALSVTSNDGGKNLSGTNTYANEGPIGFRGQIE
- a CDS encoding molecular chaperone, whose translation is MNETSPHLLLRAPIPTQLRLTFCEPTPRDLKRWIANLPKANIGETARLLYQGLSELNQLLTPSDNRLQLLELLRPEVYYVCKHLERHFLHQAIVLDERSRKIANLCQALQSHLAIGYKQIVVRITPRFSKDRASLLALALQRAIHCLNGPLIRSTQLYCPVPEGLWLELHQLYRIACAHKLQHLSLRDELANQTQTLSIEQTYVTALLLGAARCNQLRQNQIARLAEVLEPWSRWIKLQPGQPADGLFAVAPDLDTGPRYRSKFRAEQQDCLLGIDPQPLVAAIEAHLQGTVGTPPLPVPSGLSLDTLQHLHAAWGQAAERSFQRTVGHGTLTLCVGMSALHFYLGGERSFSDILKNPGTRLAKFSSSSPAGRASDQWSQAFDAAPHGTADALLPYEEIEYPHLQNDDSQEAADSNRHFPTYALPVINHSPGGYCLAWPNTVPAELQAGEMVGIQDSVNLGWSIAVVRWIRQVRGGGTQMGIEQVAPYAEPCGLQLVRTRDDHSQYLRGLLLPEISAIDLPATLLAPRLPFQEGNKVLINTNGQERRAGLDRRVASTNSFNQFAYRSLESRNDNTAGSGVEEDFDSLWKSL
- a CDS encoding HDOD domain-containing protein, with protein sequence MANETNLTTPKPTTLEGWVKLLDGVRLPVPQDSHDRVCKALADNRSSLRNIAELLQDSPALALSVIREANRHTHGSMTEPAENLEVAINRLGLKRTEELLARLPAEPQSQIPVALRQLQLISQHATQQANGFFAGRLARLWQDIHWGSLLFLSPLWPMALTHPQLLEEWELRVIHKGESARKVEKDLFGVRLLDICQALVDVWRLPIWVQQGYRLLLNEQRELVKVLRIARDSEHPLRQQNRLDDDPTLRRWLNQPANTVLLANGLALSAQQAWDSPHSERWQYLTSLYLQMPMSDVQQQLHQQAANSARQHAMPDIWHPAVSLIWPSGMNRIHAGLLPAPAPTTEDLTAWRKQCAELLVEPSRFTNAMHLTTSARDALVACGMRRVMILMADRTHANLRAHQTAGLAKEAAGLNLVVSQSTVLQRLLSQQAQVRLTPANNAQFSALLPASLRAQFRGEHLLLRSLVNNGRVIMVVVADQGGGPFSEITVQAFGKTAQCIEKALHSFSQRGQ
- the asd gene encoding archaetidylserine decarboxylase (Phosphatidylserine decarboxylase is synthesized as a single chain precursor. Generation of the pyruvoyl active site from a Ser is coupled to cleavage of a Gly-Ser bond between the larger (beta) and smaller (alpha chains). It is an integral membrane protein.), producing MNKRLFILSQYLLPHHLLSRLAGCIAECRVRWFKNAFTAWFAKRYQVDMSQALVEDLTAYEHFNAFFTRALKEGARPLDETPGAILSPADGAVSQLGPIEHGRVFQAKGHSFSVLELLGGDAANAAPFMGGDFATIYLSPKDYHRVHMPLAGTLREMVYIPGRIFSVNQTTAENVPELFARNERVACIFDTERGPMAVVLVGAMIVASIETVWAGLVTPPKRELKTFRYDEAARAPIHLEKGAELGRFKLGSTAVVLFGPDQVKWAEGLGALSPVQMGQALGLPNA
- a CDS encoding AhpA/YtjB family protein; this translates as MNRPTPVKTDNFFLLIFRALRHRRVPIALRIASHNVILVALALVIYACVMGLQFKQAMHEQADALGESLTTQTATSATELLVSNDILSLNVLLNNLTKNKLVAHAAIYSVDNRILAEAGQRPKHSLLGEAEGMYQSKITFQDVTAGQLRISLDMDQFQQPMTISLQSMGILSAILLALSLALSLRLGRHISTPLLQLRVWLRNIDEYTPATERQDEIGDLARQLHANFAPEPAEPEPVPEPEYDESDYEDADDNEPTFEVRNLRDPSFDESKPVAGLKPAPRRSVSTVEDDDDDDAFADLRDESADVAPKPVAKPVISSVPQHSAVLAVQLGAQDQLRRLPRTRLEELLKRYRDCLDQAASLYQSELHTLNDGSTLMLFHTEDSGDDYLTNAICCGELLRALGHQLQIEVADSGITLQLQLGLTLGDELFGLSQIDLLLTEAAQDALALSQHSRNLLLVERKISDDALIRQRARIRPIASPEGACCVERLMEPYPSMLERQLARMHERRA
- the serB gene encoding phosphoserine phosphatase SerB, giving the protein MREIVLINITGVDRPGLTAAITGVLAQGGVNILDIGQAVIHDTLSFGILVEIPDTEQGKSVLKDILFKGYELDQQVRFTPVSEEDYQQWVGNQGKKRHIVTLLTRKVTAGQLQAVSSITAKYGLNIDHIDRLSGRMPLDTPADKGKGCIEFSVRGEAADPQALRAEFLSVAQELNVDIAFQEDSLFRRNRRLAVFDMDSTLIEAEVIDELAKAAGVGDQVSEITERAMAGELDFRASFKERLALLKGLDVSVLDSIGASLRLTEGAETLFAELKRLGYKTAILSGGFTYFAKQLQAKLGIDYVFANELEVVDGKVTGVAVEPIVDAQRKADLLKELAHKEGLRLEQTIAVGDGANDLPMLAIAGLGVAFRAKPLVKQSAKQAISTLGLDGVLYLLGFRDRDGQL